From Streptomyces sp. NBC_01754, a single genomic window includes:
- a CDS encoding MmgE/PrpD family protein, translating into MSTPTIAHELAAFAADARRSLPDAVSADVVGRITDVIGNSLAALEARGPAEPHNALLRLMRRRGGSEEAGVVGGGRRLPASAAALVNGTLAHALDFDDTHLPSVLHPSASVVPAALAVAEAEGRTGAELLAAVAVGNEICNRLGMASYIPELRNSTFFEKGLHATSICGTVGAAASTAMLLGLDEAGISSAMGIAASMGAGIIEANRTGGTVKHVHCGWAAHAAVEAGLFAAEGVTGPPTVFEGRFGFLRAHLGDDHDASAVTEGLGDRWELLRTVYKPYPSNHFTHPAIDCALALRAEGLDPEHIESIELGVAAAPLRTIGEPRAEKIRPRSAYHAKFSGPYTVAAALHGGGGLGVHLDDFTEEALADPARRALTEKVTVVADPVCDDEFPNAFSAVLRVRTTDGRTLEHRRHSSRGGPEFPLTAGELALKFELNAGRVLTPAEATAVRDRIRALPGAPRVESLTG; encoded by the coding sequence ATGAGCACGCCCACCATCGCGCACGAACTCGCCGCCTTCGCCGCCGACGCGCGCCGCAGCCTCCCCGACGCGGTCTCCGCGGACGTCGTCGGCAGGATCACCGACGTGATCGGCAACTCGCTCGCCGCCCTGGAGGCCCGCGGCCCCGCCGAACCGCACAACGCGCTGCTGCGACTGATGCGACGACGGGGCGGGAGCGAGGAAGCCGGCGTCGTAGGCGGCGGCCGGCGGCTGCCCGCCTCCGCCGCCGCCCTGGTGAACGGCACACTGGCGCACGCGCTCGACTTCGACGACACCCACCTGCCCTCGGTGCTGCACCCCAGCGCCTCCGTCGTCCCTGCGGCGCTCGCCGTCGCGGAGGCGGAAGGACGCACCGGTGCCGAACTGCTGGCCGCGGTCGCCGTCGGCAACGAGATCTGCAACCGCCTCGGCATGGCCTCCTACATACCGGAGCTGCGCAACTCCACCTTCTTCGAGAAGGGACTGCACGCGACGTCGATCTGCGGCACGGTCGGCGCCGCGGCGTCCACGGCCATGCTGCTCGGACTGGACGAGGCGGGCATCAGCTCGGCCATGGGCATCGCCGCCAGCATGGGCGCCGGAATCATCGAGGCCAACCGCACCGGCGGCACCGTCAAACACGTCCACTGCGGCTGGGCGGCCCACGCCGCCGTCGAGGCAGGATTGTTCGCCGCCGAGGGGGTCACGGGCCCGCCCACCGTGTTCGAGGGACGCTTCGGCTTCCTCCGGGCGCACCTGGGCGACGACCACGACGCGAGCGCCGTCACCGAGGGGCTCGGCGACCGGTGGGAACTGCTGCGCACGGTCTACAAGCCCTACCCCTCCAACCACTTCACCCACCCCGCCATCGACTGCGCACTCGCCCTGCGGGCCGAGGGCCTCGACCCGGAGCACATCGAGTCGATCGAACTCGGCGTCGCCGCCGCGCCGTTGCGCACCATCGGTGAGCCGCGCGCCGAGAAGATCCGGCCCCGATCCGCGTACCACGCCAAGTTCTCCGGCCCGTACACGGTCGCCGCGGCCCTGCACGGTGGTGGCGGGCTCGGTGTACACCTGGACGACTTCACCGAGGAGGCTCTCGCGGACCCGGCCCGCCGCGCTCTCACCGAGAAGGTGACCGTGGTCGCCGATCCCGTCTGCGACGACGAGTTCCCCAACGCCTTCAGTGCCGTGCTCCGGGTACGCACCACCGACGGCAGGACCCTCGAACACCGCAGGCACTCCTCCCGCGGCGGCCCCGAGTTCCCGCTCACCGCCGGTGAACTCGCCCTGAAATTCGAGCTGAACGCGGGCCGGGTCCTCACCCCCGCGGAGGCGACGGCCGTACGCGACCGGATCCGCGCCCTTCCCGGGGCGCCCCGCGTCGAGTCCCTCACCGGCTGA
- a CDS encoding cyclase family protein, which produces MTPSPPLAAENTGLWEQLAGSRILDLSHPYRVGMPQSPNHPPFRMLLERRHGDMVRADGGSAANELIVLGGHVGTHVDALAHVSQDGRVHGGLEASSLQSHQGFSRLGIDAFSPYVGRAVVLDVAALHGVSTLEPGLAVTVDDLRAARERADVDIRPGDVVLIGTGWSGRWAEKDVFTGQSGGAPGPDAAAGRWLADLRPTAVGAETIAFEHIPAGRGHAELPVHRTMLVEEGVHIIETMNLGSLLESGASEFLLVLNPLNVAGATGAPVRPLAVVPA; this is translated from the coding sequence ATGACGCCTTCTCCTCCACTCGCAGCGGAGAACACGGGGCTCTGGGAACAACTGGCCGGGTCGCGGATTCTCGACCTGTCCCACCCGTACCGGGTGGGTATGCCCCAGTCGCCCAACCACCCGCCGTTCCGCATGCTGCTGGAACGCCGTCACGGCGACATGGTCCGGGCCGACGGCGGCTCCGCGGCCAACGAACTGATCGTGCTCGGCGGTCACGTCGGCACCCATGTCGACGCGCTCGCCCACGTCTCCCAGGACGGCCGGGTGCACGGCGGCCTGGAGGCGTCGTCCCTCCAGAGCCACCAGGGCTTCTCCCGGCTGGGTATCGACGCCTTCTCCCCCTACGTCGGCCGGGCGGTCGTGCTCGACGTCGCGGCGCTCCACGGAGTCAGCACCCTCGAGCCCGGCCTGGCCGTCACCGTCGACGACCTGCGCGCCGCCCGCGAGCGCGCGGACGTCGACATCCGGCCGGGTGACGTGGTGCTGATCGGCACCGGCTGGTCCGGACGATGGGCCGAGAAGGACGTCTTCACCGGCCAGTCCGGCGGCGCCCCCGGCCCCGACGCCGCCGCCGGACGCTGGCTCGCGGACCTGCGGCCCACCGCCGTCGGCGCGGAGACCATCGCGTTCGAGCACATCCCGGCCGGCCGTGGCCACGCCGAACTCCCCGTCCACCGCACGATGCTGGTCGAGGAGGGCGTCCACATCATCGAGACGATGAACCTCGGGTCCCTCCTGGAGTCCGGCGCGAGCGAGTTCCTCCTCGTCCTCAATCCCCTCAACGTCGCCGGTGCCACGGGCGCCCCGGTCCGGCCGCTGGCCGTGGTGCCGGCATGA
- a CDS encoding CaiB/BaiF CoA transferase family protein encodes MPLDGTEPVVPPTSLGDLTVLDCSTLFAGPLAATILGDYGADVIKIEHPDRPDPSRSHGKSKNGVGLWWKMLGRNKRTVTLNLGKPEGGELLLRLAARADVLIENFRPGTLERWGIGPERLHEVNPRLVIARVTGFGQFGPWSGRPGFGTLAEAMSGFAAVTGEADGPPTLPPFGLADGIAALCAVNGILTALHQRETGDGRGQVIDLAIIEPLVTLLGPQPMLYDQLGEVQPRTGNRSVNNAPRNTYRTSDGHWVAVSTSAQSIAERVLRLVGRPEVVDEPWFASGSGRAEHSDLLDGYVGSWIAERPLAEVVEAFEEVQAAVAPILDIRGVLDNPQYQALETITTVQDEDLGPLRMQNVLFRLSRTPGSIRHAGRAHGADNDAVLGEHLGLSPDELVRLRKESVI; translated from the coding sequence ATTCCACTTGATGGAACGGAGCCTGTCGTGCCTCCCACATCCCTCGGGGACCTGACGGTTCTGGACTGCTCGACGCTGTTCGCCGGCCCCCTGGCGGCGACCATCCTCGGCGACTACGGCGCCGACGTGATCAAGATCGAACATCCGGACCGTCCCGACCCCAGCCGATCCCACGGCAAATCGAAGAACGGCGTCGGCCTCTGGTGGAAGATGCTCGGGCGCAACAAGCGCACGGTCACGCTCAACCTGGGCAAGCCCGAAGGCGGCGAGCTGCTGCTCCGGCTCGCCGCCCGGGCCGATGTGCTGATCGAGAACTTCCGCCCCGGCACTCTGGAGCGCTGGGGCATCGGCCCTGAGCGGCTGCACGAGGTCAATCCACGTCTGGTCATCGCCCGCGTGACCGGTTTCGGGCAGTTCGGTCCGTGGTCGGGACGTCCGGGCTTCGGGACTCTGGCCGAGGCGATGAGCGGCTTCGCCGCGGTCACCGGTGAGGCCGACGGACCGCCCACGCTGCCCCCGTTCGGTCTGGCCGACGGAATCGCGGCGCTCTGCGCCGTCAACGGCATCCTGACCGCGCTGCACCAGCGGGAGACCGGCGACGGGAGGGGGCAGGTGATCGACCTCGCGATCATCGAACCCCTGGTCACGCTGCTCGGCCCGCAGCCGATGCTCTACGACCAGCTGGGCGAGGTGCAGCCGCGCACGGGCAACCGCTCGGTCAACAACGCCCCACGCAACACCTACCGCACCTCCGACGGCCACTGGGTGGCGGTCTCCACCTCCGCACAGTCCATCGCCGAGCGCGTCCTGCGGCTCGTCGGCCGACCCGAGGTGGTCGACGAGCCGTGGTTCGCCTCCGGCTCGGGCCGGGCCGAGCACTCCGACCTGCTCGACGGATACGTCGGATCATGGATCGCGGAGCGCCCGCTGGCCGAGGTCGTCGAGGCGTTCGAGGAGGTACAGGCGGCAGTGGCCCCGATCCTGGACATCCGCGGTGTCCTCGACAACCCGCAGTACCAGGCGCTGGAGACGATCACCACCGTGCAGGACGAGGACCTCGGCCCGCTGCGGATGCAGAACGTGCTCTTCCGCCTCTCCCGTACCCCCGGTTCGATCCGCCACGCGGGCCGGGCGCACGGCGCCGACAACGACGCGGTGCTCGGTGAGCACCTTGGACTGTCCCCGGACGAACTCGTCCGCCTGCGCAAGGAAAGTGTGATTTGA
- a CDS encoding IclR family transcriptional regulator yields the protein MSSRVATSEHGGEPAAPLVRESQTVTTVERAADVLIHFADAGGGSQGVTDIATALGLSKAAVHRLLTALRSRGLVTLDEQTRRYALGPTVLQLGLSCLGNLDARKVAAAELSSLSARTQETATLSIRSGNSRLYVEQVTPPREVIMSVALGRSYPLHAGASSKAFLAFLPEEELAAYLSGVLPKLTESTVTDPGKLQRELQQIRVLGWAQSIGERQSGAASVAAPVFDHSGRPVAVMSVCGPAVRFTSEMAHCTEQLLASSGRASEQMGYRPGG from the coding sequence ATGAGCAGCAGAGTGGCCACGAGCGAGCACGGCGGGGAGCCGGCGGCCCCGCTCGTACGCGAAAGCCAGACGGTCACCACGGTCGAACGCGCGGCCGATGTGCTGATCCACTTCGCTGACGCGGGCGGCGGGTCCCAGGGGGTCACCGACATCGCCACCGCGCTGGGTCTCTCCAAGGCGGCCGTCCACCGGCTGCTCACGGCCCTGCGTTCGCGCGGTCTGGTCACCCTGGACGAGCAGACCCGGCGTTACGCGCTCGGCCCCACGGTCCTCCAGCTCGGGCTGAGCTGTCTGGGCAACCTCGACGCGCGCAAGGTCGCCGCCGCCGAGCTCTCGTCGCTGTCCGCCCGGACCCAGGAGACGGCGACGCTGTCCATCCGTTCGGGCAACTCGCGGCTGTACGTCGAGCAGGTCACGCCACCCCGCGAAGTGATCATGTCGGTGGCGCTGGGCAGGTCGTACCCGTTGCACGCGGGGGCCTCGTCCAAGGCGTTCCTGGCGTTCCTGCCGGAGGAGGAGCTGGCGGCGTACCTCTCGGGTGTTCTGCCCAAGCTGACCGAGTCGACGGTGACCGACCCCGGCAAGCTGCAACGTGAGCTCCAGCAGATCCGCGTGCTGGGCTGGGCGCAGTCCATCGGGGAACGGCAATCGGGCGCGGCCTCCGTGGCCGCCCCCGTGTTCGATCACTCGGGGCGTCCGGTGGCCGTGATGAGCGTATGCGGCCCCGCGGTGCGTTTCACCTCCGAGATGGCGCACTGTACGGAGCAGTTGCTCGCCAGCTCGGGTCGTGCGTCGGAGCAGATGGGGTATCGGCCGGGCGGCTGA
- a CDS encoding VOC family protein: MTSLVQHITIDCADAYELGLFWAEVLGSSVSDDDAPGDPEALVETGRAALLFVTVPEPKRSKNRVHLDVRPEHRTRDEEVERLLSLGATLVADHRKPNGRGWATLADPEGNEFCVECGAAERAALSGTRLPVTADDVTLAVRLAADTLAKSPVDDWRVPAGSLRWDCWETVEHLSDDLFSYAAQLGPRKPSLTSGVPYRWAPEREGGPWNAVFADPEAGTAGLLQTLEAGGALLTAMVRTASPDLRSHHSYGVSDPEGFAAMGVVETLVHTYDVAAGLSLPWTPPGDLCDRVLARLFPDAPADEDRWTVLLWSTGRADLPGRERVTSWKWHGAPLDR; encoded by the coding sequence ATGACCTCACTCGTACAGCACATCACCATCGACTGCGCCGACGCCTACGAACTGGGCCTCTTCTGGGCGGAGGTGCTCGGCTCGTCCGTGTCGGACGACGACGCGCCCGGTGATCCCGAGGCCCTCGTGGAGACCGGGAGGGCGGCCCTGCTCTTCGTCACGGTGCCCGAGCCCAAGCGGAGCAAGAACCGCGTCCACCTGGACGTGCGGCCCGAGCACCGGACCCGGGACGAGGAGGTCGAGCGGCTGCTCTCCCTCGGTGCCACCCTGGTCGCCGACCACCGCAAACCGAACGGGCGGGGCTGGGCGACCCTGGCGGACCCCGAGGGCAACGAGTTCTGTGTGGAGTGCGGTGCCGCGGAGCGGGCGGCGCTGAGCGGGACCCGGCTGCCTGTCACCGCGGACGACGTGACGCTGGCGGTGCGGCTCGCGGCCGACACCCTCGCGAAGTCCCCGGTGGACGACTGGCGTGTCCCGGCCGGGTCGTTGAGGTGGGACTGCTGGGAGACCGTGGAGCATCTGAGTGACGACCTCTTCTCGTACGCCGCACAGCTCGGCCCGCGCAAGCCCTCGTTGACGAGCGGGGTTCCCTACCGGTGGGCCCCGGAGCGCGAGGGCGGGCCCTGGAACGCGGTCTTCGCGGACCCGGAGGCGGGAACCGCCGGGCTGCTCCAGACGCTGGAGGCCGGTGGCGCCCTGCTGACCGCGATGGTGCGGACGGCCTCTCCCGATCTCCGGTCCCACCACTCCTACGGTGTCTCCGACCCGGAGGGTTTCGCCGCGATGGGTGTGGTGGAGACGCTCGTGCACACCTACGACGTCGCCGCCGGGCTGTCGCTCCCCTGGACCCCGCCCGGAGACCTCTGCGACCGGGTGCTGGCCCGGCTCTTCCCCGACGCCCCTGCCGACGAGGACCGGTGGACCGTCCTGCTGTGGTCCACCGGCCGCGCGGACCTTCCGGGCCGTGAGCGGGTCACCTCGTGGAAGTGGCACGGGGCGCCGCTGGACCGGTGA
- a CDS encoding beta-galactosidase produces the protein MPHPEPAPAPLGLRELAFGGDYNPEQWPEEVWHEDVRLMREAGVTMVSVGIFSWALLEPDPGRYDFGWLDRLLDLLHVNGVRVDLGTPTVAPPAWFYRAHPEALPVTADGVRYAFGSRGAICHSSAAYRAAAAGVTERLARRYAAHPALAMWHVHNEYGVPVSACYCDNCAAHFRRWLTSRHGTVDAVNEAWGTAFWGQRYRSLDEIEPPRTTPTVANPAQRLDYARFADATMRENFTAERDILHRLAPGVPVTTNFMTALSQCESVDYWAWGREVDLVTNDHYLITDGRRTHVNLAMAADLTRSVAGGAGWLLLEHSTGGVNWQPRNPAKRPGEMARNSLAHVARGSEGAMFFQWRQSRRGAEKFHSAMVPHAGTDSRIWREVSALGADLGRLEGIRDTRTVADVAMLWDWESWWAQRLEWRPSEDHDARERADTFYAALYDHHLTVDFAHPGADLSAYPLVVVPALYLATEETGRSLRRYVEGGGTLVVSYFSGIVDADDAVHPGPYPGALRDVLGLTVEEFSPLGEGGTVRLTTPEGAPEGPELTGDVWTDVVIPRGAETLWSYADGIPAGRPAITRNRLGGGSAWYVSTRLTGADLDTVLDRALADAGLAPRTGLARDVEVVRRTGGSGTYLFAINHTDATAHVPLDTTGTELLTGDGVVEKLAVPAGAVRVVRLDG, from the coding sequence ATGCCCCACCCCGAGCCCGCCCCGGCCCCGCTCGGCCTGCGCGAACTTGCCTTCGGCGGCGACTACAACCCCGAGCAGTGGCCCGAGGAGGTCTGGCACGAGGACGTACGCCTCATGCGGGAGGCGGGCGTGACCATGGTCAGCGTCGGCATCTTCTCCTGGGCGCTGCTGGAACCCGACCCGGGCCGCTACGACTTCGGCTGGCTCGACCGCCTGCTGGACCTGCTGCACGTCAACGGCGTCCGCGTGGACCTCGGCACCCCCACCGTCGCCCCGCCGGCCTGGTTCTACCGTGCCCACCCCGAGGCCCTCCCGGTCACCGCGGACGGCGTCCGGTACGCCTTCGGCTCACGCGGCGCGATCTGCCACAGCTCGGCCGCCTACCGCGCGGCCGCGGCCGGTGTCACCGAGCGGCTCGCCCGCCGGTACGCGGCCCATCCGGCCCTCGCGATGTGGCACGTCCACAACGAGTACGGCGTCCCGGTCAGCGCCTGCTACTGCGACAACTGCGCCGCCCACTTCCGCCGCTGGCTCACCTCCCGCCACGGTACGGTCGACGCCGTCAACGAGGCCTGGGGCACCGCCTTCTGGGGCCAGCGCTACCGCAGCCTCGACGAGATCGAGCCGCCGCGTACCACCCCCACCGTCGCCAACCCGGCCCAGCGGCTGGACTACGCCCGCTTCGCCGACGCCACGATGCGTGAGAACTTCACCGCCGAACGCGACATCCTGCACCGGCTCGCCCCCGGCGTCCCCGTCACCACCAACTTCATGACCGCGCTCAGCCAGTGCGAGTCCGTCGACTACTGGGCCTGGGGCCGGGAGGTCGACCTCGTCACCAACGACCACTACCTGATCACCGACGGCCGCCGCACCCACGTCAACCTCGCCATGGCCGCCGACCTCACCCGCTCGGTCGCGGGCGGCGCCGGCTGGCTGCTGCTGGAGCACTCCACCGGCGGCGTCAACTGGCAGCCCCGCAACCCCGCCAAGCGCCCCGGGGAGATGGCGCGCAACAGCCTCGCCCATGTGGCACGCGGCTCCGAGGGCGCCATGTTCTTCCAGTGGCGGCAGTCCCGGCGAGGCGCCGAGAAGTTCCACTCCGCGATGGTCCCGCACGCCGGTACCGACTCCCGGATCTGGCGTGAGGTGAGCGCGCTCGGGGCGGACCTCGGCCGGCTGGAGGGCATCCGGGACACCCGCACCGTCGCCGACGTGGCGATGCTGTGGGACTGGGAGTCCTGGTGGGCGCAGCGGCTGGAGTGGCGCCCCAGCGAGGACCACGACGCCCGCGAGCGTGCCGACACCTTCTACGCCGCGCTCTACGACCACCACCTCACCGTCGACTTCGCCCACCCGGGCGCCGACCTGTCCGCGTACCCCCTGGTCGTCGTACCCGCGCTCTACCTCGCCACCGAGGAGACCGGCCGCAGCCTGCGCCGTTACGTGGAGGGCGGCGGCACGCTCGTCGTCTCGTACTTCTCCGGAATCGTCGACGCCGACGACGCCGTGCACCCCGGCCCCTACCCGGGCGCCCTGCGGGACGTCCTGGGCCTGACGGTCGAGGAGTTCTCCCCGCTCGGCGAGGGCGGTACGGTCCGCCTGACCACCCCCGAGGGCGCCCCCGAAGGCCCGGAGCTGACCGGTGACGTCTGGACGGACGTGGTGATCCCGCGTGGTGCCGAGACCCTCTGGTCGTACGCCGACGGCATCCCGGCCGGCCGCCCGGCGATCACCCGCAACCGCCTGGGCGGGGGCAGTGCCTGGTACGTCTCCACCCGGCTGACCGGAGCGGACCTGGACACCGTGCTGGACCGGGCCCTGGCGGACGCGGGTCTGGCGCCGCGTACCGGACTGGCGCGCGACGTCGAGGTCGTACGCCGCACGGGAGGGAGCGGCACCTACCTCTTCGCGATCAACCACACCGACGCCACGGCGCACGTGCCGCTGGACACCACCGGCACCGAACTCCTCACCGGCGACGGCGTGGTGGAGAAGCTCGCCGTGCCGGCGGGCGCGGTCCGCGTCGTACGACTCGACGGCTGA
- a CDS encoding ABC transporter substrate-binding protein — protein MHYRTVAVSTAAALAATALLSGCGSPDDGGDGRAASGPASLTYWSWAPGLDKVADIWNKGPGKEAGITVTVKKQASGDDLVTKIITAAKAHKAPDLVQAEYQALPTLVSNDVLADISKEAGDAESQFAEGVWQQTTLGSDALYALPQDSGPLMFYYRQDLFEEYGLTVPTTWEEFAETARALKKKAPDKDLTTFSANDSGLFAGLAQQAGARWWTTDGDKWKVAIDDPATRKVADFWGGLVEEGAVDNQPMYTPAWNKALDTGKQIGWVSAVWAPGTLTTAAPSTQGKWAMAPLPQWKAGENVTGSWGGSSTAVTNDSRNKKAAATFAKWLNTDPAALAALVKESGVYPAATAAQTGGALAEAPDYFSNQPDFYTEAATIAQGTAPAAWGPNVNVAYSAFKDGFAKAAKEKGDFGAALGAMQDATVADLKKQGFGVSE, from the coding sequence ATGCACTACCGCACCGTCGCGGTGTCCACCGCCGCAGCCCTCGCCGCCACCGCCCTGCTCTCGGGCTGCGGTTCCCCGGACGACGGGGGCGACGGGCGGGCGGCCTCCGGGCCCGCCTCACTCACGTACTGGTCCTGGGCACCCGGCCTGGACAAGGTCGCGGACATCTGGAACAAGGGCCCCGGCAAGGAGGCCGGTATCACGGTCACGGTGAAGAAGCAGGCGTCGGGCGACGACCTGGTCACCAAGATCATCACGGCGGCCAAGGCGCACAAGGCCCCCGACCTGGTCCAGGCCGAGTACCAGGCCCTCCCCACCCTGGTCTCCAACGACGTCCTGGCGGACATATCGAAGGAGGCCGGCGACGCGGAGAGCCAGTTCGCCGAGGGCGTCTGGCAGCAGACGACGCTGGGCTCCGACGCCCTGTACGCCCTGCCGCAGGACTCCGGCCCGCTGATGTTCTACTACCGCCAGGACCTGTTCGAGGAGTACGGCCTGACGGTGCCCACCACGTGGGAGGAGTTCGCCGAGACCGCCCGCGCGCTGAAGAAGAAGGCGCCCGACAAGGACCTCACCACGTTCTCGGCCAACGACTCGGGGCTCTTCGCCGGCCTTGCCCAGCAGGCCGGTGCGCGGTGGTGGACCACCGACGGCGACAAGTGGAAGGTCGCCATCGACGACCCGGCCACCAGGAAGGTCGCCGACTTCTGGGGCGGTCTGGTCGAGGAGGGCGCCGTCGACAACCAGCCGATGTACACCCCCGCCTGGAACAAGGCGCTCGACACCGGCAAGCAGATCGGCTGGGTCAGCGCCGTCTGGGCGCCCGGCACCCTGACCACCGCCGCGCCCAGCACCCAGGGCAAGTGGGCGATGGCCCCGCTCCCCCAGTGGAAGGCCGGCGAGAACGTCACGGGCAGTTGGGGCGGCTCCTCGACCGCCGTCACCAACGACTCCAGGAACAAGAAGGCGGCCGCCACCTTCGCGAAGTGGCTGAACACCGACCCGGCCGCGCTCGCCGCCCTGGTGAAGGAGAGCGGCGTCTACCCGGCCGCGACCGCCGCCCAGACCGGCGGCGCGCTCGCCGAGGCCCCGGACTACTTCTCCAACCAGCCCGACTTCTACACCGAGGCCGCCACCATCGCCCAGGGCACCGCCCCCGCCGCCTGGGGCCCGAACGTCAACGTCGCGTACTCCGCGTTCAAGGACGGCTTCGCGAAGGCCGCCAAGGAGAAGGGTGACTTCGGCGCCGCGCTGGGCGCGATGCAGGACGCCACCGTCGCGGACCTGAAGAAGCAGGGCTTCGGAGTCTCCGAGTGA
- a CDS encoding carbohydrate ABC transporter permease, which produces MTRAPRRRPYGVKSAPYAFLAPATVLFLLFFALPIGYALHLSFRRTQVRGLGLGKGARDEIWAGPANYTDALSDSELLHGALRILGYGLIVVPVMLGLALLFALLLDTDRLRLRGFSRLAIFLPYAIPGVVAALMWGFLYLPDVSPFHFLLDKAGLPRPDLLDGGPLYLALANIAVWGGTGFNMIVIYTSLRAIPAEIFEAARLDGCSQLQIALRIKIPMVAPSLVLTFFFSIIATLQVFSEPTTLKPLTNSLSTTWSPLMKVYQDAFVNNDIHAAAAQAVIIALATLALSFGFLKAANSRTKQGVSR; this is translated from the coding sequence GTGACACGCGCACCCCGCAGGAGGCCGTACGGGGTCAAGAGCGCCCCGTACGCCTTCCTGGCCCCCGCCACCGTCCTCTTCCTGCTCTTCTTCGCCCTGCCCATCGGATACGCCCTCCACCTCAGCTTCCGCAGGACGCAGGTCAGGGGACTCGGTCTCGGCAAGGGCGCCCGCGACGAGATCTGGGCGGGCCCGGCCAACTACACGGACGCCCTCTCCGACTCCGAACTGCTCCACGGGGCGCTGCGGATCCTCGGCTACGGCCTGATCGTCGTCCCCGTGATGCTGGGGCTCGCCCTGCTGTTCGCGCTGCTCCTGGACACCGACCGGCTCCGGCTGCGCGGCTTCAGCAGGCTGGCGATCTTCTTGCCCTACGCCATCCCCGGCGTCGTCGCCGCGCTGATGTGGGGCTTCCTGTACCTGCCCGACGTCAGCCCCTTCCACTTCCTGCTCGACAAGGCCGGACTACCCCGGCCCGACCTGCTGGACGGCGGACCGCTGTACCTGGCGCTGGCGAACATCGCGGTCTGGGGCGGCACCGGTTTCAACATGATCGTCATCTACACCTCGCTGCGGGCGATCCCCGCCGAGATCTTCGAGGCGGCCCGGCTGGACGGCTGCTCGCAGCTCCAGATCGCCCTGCGGATCAAGATCCCGATGGTGGCGCCCTCGCTGGTGCTGACGTTCTTCTTCTCGATCATCGCCACGCTCCAGGTGTTCAGCGAGCCGACCACCCTGAAGCCGCTCACCAACTCGCTGTCCACCACCTGGAGTCCGCTGATGAAGGTCTATCAGGACGCCTTCGTCAACAACGACATCCACGCGGCGGCGGCGCAGGCCGTGATCATCGCGCTGGCCACGCTCGCCCTGTCCTTCGGCTTCCTCAAGGCGGCCAACTCCCGTACGAAGCAGGGAGTCTCCCGATGA
- a CDS encoding carbohydrate ABC transporter permease, with the protein MSTESLAAGRRRFPLVPTAVLLCGAVYCLLPVAWVLVASTKSGGELFSTFTFLPGSGFADNVADLSAYRDGVYWRWMANSAFYAGVGALLSTAVSAVSGYALAVYRFRGKEAVFNILLAGVLMPPVILAVPQYLLLAKADLTDSYLSVLLPAILSPYGVYLARIYASAAVPADVVEAGRMDGGGEWRIFRTIALPMMLPGLVTVFLFQFVAVWNNFLLPYIMLGDDEKFPVTLGLYTLLQQGASTPALYTLVITGALLAIIPLIALFLVIQRFWSLDLLSGAVKS; encoded by the coding sequence ATGAGCACCGAGTCCCTCGCGGCCGGCCGCCGCCGTTTCCCGCTGGTACCGACCGCCGTCCTGCTGTGCGGTGCCGTCTACTGCCTGCTGCCGGTGGCCTGGGTCCTGGTCGCCTCGACCAAGTCCGGCGGCGAGCTGTTCTCCACCTTCACCTTCCTGCCCGGCTCCGGCTTCGCCGACAACGTCGCCGATCTCTCGGCGTACCGCGACGGCGTGTACTGGAGGTGGATGGCCAACTCCGCCTTCTACGCGGGGGTGGGCGCCCTGCTGTCCACGGCGGTGTCAGCGGTCTCGGGGTACGCGCTGGCCGTGTACCGCTTCCGCGGGAAGGAGGCGGTCTTCAACATCCTGCTCGCCGGCGTGCTGATGCCTCCGGTGATCCTGGCCGTCCCGCAGTACCTGCTGCTGGCCAAGGCCGATCTGACCGACTCCTACCTCTCGGTGCTGCTGCCGGCGATCCTCTCCCCGTACGGCGTCTACCTGGCCCGGATCTACGCGTCGGCGGCCGTGCCCGCCGACGTGGTCGAGGCCGGTCGGATGGACGGCGGCGGCGAGTGGCGGATCTTCCGCACCATCGCGCTGCCGATGATGCTGCCGGGGCTGGTGACGGTGTTCCTGTTCCAGTTCGTGGCGGTCTGGAACAACTTCCTGCTGCCGTACATCATGCTGGGCGACGACGAGAAGTTCCCCGTCACGCTGGGGCTGTACACGCTGCTCCAGCAGGGCGCCAGCACCCCGGCCCTCTACACGCTGGTCATCACCGGTGCGCTGCTGGCGATCATCCCGCTGATCGCCCTGTTCCTGGTGATCCAGCGGTTCTGGAGTCTCGACCTGCTCTCCGGCGCCGTAAAGTCCTGA